In a genomic window of Ipomoea triloba cultivar NCNSP0323 chromosome 3, ASM357664v1:
- the LOC116012381 gene encoding triphosphate tunnel metalloenzyme 3: MEIEVKLRLPDADSHRKLLSLLTPFHIQTHHQRNTFFDGAAAELSSQRAVLRLRFYENSESPKCVVSLKAKAVIVNGVSRVEEDEEELDPKTGYECVENPAKLAEVDSRILRRAKQEFQVGEAGFVGLGGFRNVRNVYEWKGMKLEVDETMYDFGTLYEIECESTEPDKVKGMIEEFLKENGVEYSYSEKSKFATFRAGKLP, from the coding sequence ATGGAGATTGAAGTGAAGCTCCGATTGCCTGATGCCGATTCGCACCGAAAGCTCCTTTCACTGCTCACTCCGTTTCACATCCAAACCCACCACCAACGCAACACCTTCTTCGACGGCGCGGCGGCGGAGCTCAGCTCTCAGCGCGCCGTTCTCCGCCTCCGCTTCTACGAGAACTCGGAATCCCCCAAGTGCGTCGTCTCCCTCAAGGCAAAAGCGGTAATAGTCAACGGCGTGAGTAGAGTCGAGGAGGACGAGGAGGAACTGGACCCCAAAACCGGGTACGAGTGCGTTGAGAATCCGGCGAAGTTAGCTGAGGTGGATTCGAGAATTTTGAGGAGGGCAAAACAGGAATTCCAAGTCGGGGAAGCGGGATTTGTGGGGTTAGGGGGGTTTAGGAATGTGAGGAATGTGTATGAGTGGAAAGGTATGAAATTAGAAGTGGATGAAACAATGTACGATTTCGGCACTTTATATGAGATTGAATGTGAGAGCACGGAGCCAGATAAAGTGAAGGGGATGATTGAGGAATTTTTGAAGGAGAATGGCGTTGAGTATTCTTATTCTGAGAAGTCTAAGTTTGCAACTTTCAGGGCAGGGAAGTTGCCTTAG